One window of Methanospirillum lacunae genomic DNA carries:
- a CDS encoding Rossmann-like domain-containing protein — MNQNPVSILEKGYNKLLSEYNRLNLPEIRVKQFGINPGWNAVIGTNGCCGVAMSFQDNNPVYDSDQTGLDYSYLQTCIGQPLFEVSRETMSDSCLSRRSIGLAALNALSQPFVTDEILKEKGFKVGIEVKDLVRSDDNLVIVGYGGLVKSYAGRCRELHVTDQRPVESFKTMIIGEIITSGPVGITVHPADENREVLADADVAIITGSTLVNGTFNEVVGYAKNARIRALYGSSAQLIPDVLFENGINIAMSVAISDPQKFEYDVMNAPDMETALRKHQRKYNVGDPDKLYDIK, encoded by the coding sequence ATGAATCAAAATCCTGTATCAATCCTTGAAAAGGGATATAATAAACTTCTAAGCGAGTATAATAGGCTAAATCTACCTGAAATCAGAGTGAAACAATTCGGAATCAATCCGGGATGGAATGCTGTCATCGGAACCAATGGTTGCTGCGGGGTTGCGATGAGTTTTCAGGACAATAATCCTGTCTATGACTCTGATCAGACCGGATTGGATTATTCATATCTTCAAACCTGTATTGGCCAACCACTCTTTGAGGTGTCCAGGGAAACGATGTCAGATTCATGTTTAAGTAGACGTTCAATCGGCCTTGCCGCATTAAATGCCCTTTCACAACCGTTTGTAACAGATGAGATCCTGAAAGAGAAAGGATTCAAAGTTGGGATCGAGGTAAAAGATCTGGTTAGAAGTGATGATAATCTTGTAATTGTTGGATATGGCGGTCTTGTAAAGAGTTATGCTGGCCGTTGTCGGGAATTACATGTTACAGACCAGCGGCCGGTTGAATCCTTTAAAACTATGATTATTGGTGAAATCATTACTTCAGGCCCGGTTGGTATAACTGTCCATCCTGCAGATGAAAACCGGGAGGTACTAGCCGATGCTGATGTGGCAATAATAACTGGTTCGACTCTTGTGAATGGAACATTTAATGAGGTAGTCGGATATGCAAAGAATGCCAGAATTAGAGCACTTTATGGATCTAGTGCCCAACTAATACCTGATGTACTTTTTGAGAATGGCATCAATATCGCGATGTCGGTTGCTATCAGCGATCCTCAAAAGTTTGAATATGATGTCATGAATGCTCCAGATATGGAAACGGCCCTTCGTAAGCATCAGAGAAAATATAATGTTGGAGATCCCGATAAACTCTATGATATCAAATAG
- a CDS encoding class I SAM-dependent methyltransferase, producing the protein MKTEDADRYDNLTRSVFAQIYPVIASQILEKTGIRDGTCIDIGSGPGPLSMALVTSSNLSIMALDNSAKMQSLLMKNTKLQNLSGRIHPIIGDVHRIPLTHGSCDLVVSRGSYHFWRNLPIAFNEIRRVLRDGGLAYIGGGYGSSEIRNAVNQQKKENSSECDMETIPGVRFRKYGPGEIEDSIRSAGISEFRIINDESGFWIIFSK; encoded by the coding sequence ATGAAAACTGAAGACGCAGACAGGTATGACAATTTAACAAGATCTGTATTTGCACAGATTTATCCGGTTATTGCCAGCCAGATTCTTGAGAAAACCGGGATCAGAGATGGAACCTGTATAGACATTGGTTCAGGTCCAGGTCCTCTTTCCATGGCACTAGTTACTTCATCAAATCTATCCATAATGGCACTTGATAACTCAGCAAAAATGCAGTCCCTTCTGATGAAAAATACCAAATTACAGAATTTATCAGGGCGTATACATCCAATTATCGGTGATGTTCATAGAATTCCCCTCACTCATGGATCGTGCGACCTGGTTGTGAGCCGTGGTTCATATCACTTCTGGAGGAACCTTCCAATTGCATTTAATGAAATTCGTCGGGTTCTCAGAGATGGAGGCCTTGCATACATTGGTGGAGGGTATGGTTCATCAGAGATTAGAAATGCCGTCAATCAACAAAAAAAAGAGAACTCATCAGAATGTGACATGGAGACAATTCCGGGAGTACGATTTCGTAAATATGGCCCTGGTGAGATTGAGGATAGTATACGATCTGCTGGTATTAGTGAATTTCGGATCATCAATGATGAATCAGGGTTCTGGATAATTTTTTCTAAGTAA
- a CDS encoding FIST signal transduction protein produces MTIKVSHSIKPDPTAAATEISSSFSGLTPVVVLFFASSQYDPESISKTMKEKFPTATVIGCSTAGELVSGSMLKNSVVAMALESDAISGIEADVIDLSDRKAPSRAIISLADKFGLKPLELNPDKYVGIILIDGLSCAEEGLMEKIGDLVDIPVIGGSAGDDLAFKKTYVYLDGKVYNNAAVLALIKPASRFELLKTQSFCETGKKLTPTSVDEANRKVIEFNGLPAVSAYAKAIDANETDVASYFMTHPVGLIADGEPFVRSPQRVDGSSIYFYCQIKEGVDLQVLESTDIIADTTADIQKIQEKNGPIKGLINFNCILRTLQLYQDGKNDAYGSIFKDIPMVGFSTYGEEYIGHINQTATMLVFL; encoded by the coding sequence ATGACAATTAAGGTATCACATTCAATAAAACCAGACCCGACTGCTGCTGCAACAGAAATTTCATCCTCATTTTCTGGGCTTACACCGGTTGTTGTTCTCTTTTTTGCGTCTTCACAATACGATCCAGAATCCATTAGCAAGACCATGAAAGAGAAATTCCCTACTGCAACAGTGATTGGATGCTCTACTGCAGGTGAGTTGGTATCAGGAAGCATGCTGAAGAACTCAGTTGTTGCAATGGCTTTAGAATCTGATGCTATATCAGGAATTGAGGCAGATGTTATTGATCTCAGTGATCGTAAGGCTCCTTCACGTGCAATAATCAGCCTTGCAGACAAATTCGGATTAAAACCACTTGAATTAAACCCAGATAAGTATGTGGGGATAATCCTTATCGACGGACTTTCTTGTGCTGAAGAAGGGCTCATGGAAAAGATAGGGGATCTTGTGGACATTCCGGTAATCGGCGGTTCAGCTGGCGATGACCTGGCTTTTAAAAAGACCTATGTGTATCTGGATGGAAAGGTCTACAACAATGCAGCGGTCCTTGCTCTCATCAAGCCGGCATCGAGATTTGAACTTCTCAAAACACAGTCTTTCTGTGAAACTGGTAAAAAACTAACCCCAACATCTGTTGATGAAGCGAACCGTAAGGTTATTGAGTTCAATGGCCTGCCTGCAGTCAGTGCATATGCAAAAGCAATTGATGCCAACGAAACCGATGTGGCTTCATACTTCATGACTCATCCAGTAGGGCTTATTGCTGACGGCGAACCATTTGTTCGAAGTCCACAGCGTGTTGACGGAAGTTCGATCTACTTCTACTGCCAGATCAAGGAGGGAGTTGATCTCCAAGTTCTTGAATCCACAGATATCATTGCTGACACAACAGCAGACATTCAAAAAATTCAGGAGAAGAACGGGCCTATTAAAGGGCTTATAAACTTTAACTGCATTCTGAGAACTCTTCAACTTTATCAGGATGGCAAGAATGATGCATATGGATCAATATTCAAAGATATACCAATGGTTGGATTTTCAACCTATGGAGAAGAATACATAGGTCATATCAATCAGACTGCCACAATGCTTGTTTTCCTATAA
- a CDS encoding aminotransferase class V-fold PLP-dependent enzyme, with the protein MTSPPRDIYLNNAATTWPKPERVIDAVQAHLHRLPGESGRSTDELTVDPVQEARETVSEFLGCKEPDHLIFTSGATQSLNMLIHGFAAGQEDMFHVITTDLDHNSVLRPLTTLADNNRIEVSVIPSRDGYIHSSDIISAIRDDTRLFVINQGSNVLGTVQNIHEIHSALKRADLFMIVDGSQTAGQIPVDLSRLGADAFVFTGHKYLFGMPGIGGFWIRDPDVVQPIIQGGTGTNSANLRQPSILPERYEAGTPNYPGIVSLEAGISYLREIGNSRIADHQRKCIDAFYDPLKDSDQIIKYHPTPDIPVFPVNIKGMDPDTAGFVIRTTYGIITRTGLHCAPLIHARITDGKGCVRLSPSILTDPSDCRFAGEVLASLGDQVQSAGTTSKASQ; encoded by the coding sequence ATGACTTCCCCTCCTCGTGATATCTACCTCAATAACGCTGCAACAACCTGGCCAAAACCAGAACGGGTTATCGATGCTGTACAGGCTCATCTTCACAGACTCCCCGGTGAATCCGGGCGTTCAACCGATGAACTAACCGTCGATCCGGTTCAGGAGGCACGAGAGACTGTATCAGAATTTTTGGGTTGTAAAGAGCCTGATCATCTGATCTTCACTTCTGGTGCAACTCAGTCTCTGAATATGTTGATTCATGGATTTGCAGCCGGGCAGGAGGATATGTTTCATGTAATTACCACGGATTTGGATCATAACTCAGTCCTGAGGCCACTTACAACCCTTGCTGATAATAATCGAATTGAGGTCTCGGTTATCCCATCACGAGACGGATATATTCACTCGTCTGATATCATCAGTGCCATAAGGGATGATACGCGTCTTTTCGTCATAAATCAGGGAAGTAATGTTCTTGGGACAGTTCAGAATATTCATGAGATACATTCTGCTCTCAAACGTGCTGATTTATTCATGATAGTTGACGGATCACAGACAGCAGGTCAGATACCCGTTGATCTCTCTAGACTTGGTGCTGATGCCTTTGTATTTACCGGGCATAAATACCTCTTTGGCATGCCCGGAATTGGAGGCTTCTGGATCCGCGATCCTGATGTTGTACAACCAATAATACAAGGAGGAACTGGCACTAATTCAGCAAACCTTCGGCAACCATCAATTCTTCCTGAACGATATGAAGCAGGAACGCCCAATTATCCTGGAATTGTATCACTTGAAGCCGGAATATCCTACCTGCGTGAGATTGGCAACTCCCGCATCGCTGATCATCAAAGAAAGTGTATCGATGCTTTTTATGATCCCTTAAAGGATTCAGATCAGATTATCAAATATCATCCTACACCCGATATTCCGGTTTTTCCGGTTAACATCAAAGGAATGGATCCCGATACCGCAGGGTTTGTAATCAGAACAACATATGGAATCATTACGAGAACTGGCCTTCACTGTGCTCCACTAATTCATGCCAGAATCACCGATGGAAAAGGGTGTGTGAGATTAAGTCCATCTATACTCACTGATCCATCAGATTGTAGGTTTGCTGGTGAAGTTCTGGCATCATTGGGTGATCAGGTTCAGTCTGCAGGAACTACATCTAAGGCTAGTCAGTAA
- a CDS encoding methyltransferase translates to MAAQTQQFYSLLAALELKLFDYLDTPVSITELSKVIPRHEMLPPLLRILVDCDFICENNGLYQNTQLATTYFSSGSPYYQGAYLEKIKKKISELWVHLPDVIKNGPVIYDKKEFFCDMCLPPMAENAMTGRLQQVIRSIVALPEFLSARLMLDLGGGHGLYSIALASLKQDLTCIVFDLPEVTDTACDYIIAHDMDEQVKVCPGNFFTDEIGAGYNLILSSSNPSGKNTSMIPKIYDALAPGGIFVNIQSGDNEIADNPLSQLESRMWMIGEEPEWKSHRGKKQTFLSDDYLRSLQDCGFTIKQVERIPDLFTDDYSVTMIICKKKEEPKPAPCLRISLLSKKEREKMITLTVDTQNPEWLQTLELMGISSRKSDPGFTD, encoded by the coding sequence ATGGCTGCTCAAACACAACAGTTTTACTCTCTTCTTGCAGCACTTGAATTAAAACTGTTCGATTATCTGGATACACCGGTCTCTATTACTGAACTCAGCAAGGTTATTCCTCGTCATGAAATGCTTCCCCCATTGTTACGAATTCTTGTTGATTGTGACTTTATCTGTGAGAATAATGGATTATATCAGAATACACAATTAGCCACCACATACTTCTCATCTGGATCACCGTATTATCAGGGGGCATATCTGGAGAAAATTAAGAAAAAGATCTCTGAACTCTGGGTACATCTCCCTGATGTCATAAAAAATGGGCCTGTAATATATGATAAAAAGGAGTTCTTCTGCGATATGTGCCTGCCTCCGATGGCAGAGAATGCAATGACCGGAAGACTTCAGCAGGTTATCAGGTCTATTGTTGCACTTCCTGAATTTCTCTCTGCCCGACTAATGCTGGATCTCGGCGGAGGTCACGGACTATATTCTATTGCCCTAGCCTCCCTGAAACAGGATCTCACATGTATTGTGTTTGATTTACCGGAAGTAACGGATACAGCATGTGATTACATAATAGCCCATGATATGGATGAGCAGGTGAAGGTATGTCCTGGAAATTTCTTTACAGATGAAATTGGAGCAGGATATAATCTCATCCTTTCATCCTCGAACCCAAGTGGAAAGAATACTTCAATGATACCTAAGATCTATGATGCTCTTGCTCCGGGAGGAATCTTTGTCAATATCCAGTCTGGTGATAATGAGATTGCTGATAACCCTCTTTCCCAGTTAGAGAGCAGGATGTGGATGATTGGTGAAGAACCCGAGTGGAAATCTCACAGAGGCAAGAAACAGACATTTCTTTCAGACGATTATCTTCGCTCTCTCCAGGATTGTGGTTTTACCATAAAACAGGTAGAACGAATACCTGACCTCTTCACAGATGATTATTCAGTAACCATGATCATCTGCAAAAAGAAAGAAGAGCCCAAACCAGCTCCCTGTCTCCGGATTTCATTGCTCTCAAAAAAAGAACGTGAAAAAATGATCACGCTCACTGTTGATACCCAGAACCCTGAATGGCTGCAAACATTGGAATTAATGGGTATTTCATCAAGGAAAAGTGATCCCGGGTTTACTGACTAG
- a CDS encoding aminoglycoside phosphotransferase family protein, which yields MNEYISPTVLNLIHKCVDFSEIIPIKKGYSSDLKYLLITPSSRKYLARITPVGDARAISSMRDQYNLLKDLSKFSLYIPKPHQFQIDDDGRLCLLILDYVDGEDGEEALIRLSCEDQYRIGFQAGEELKKLHKLSAPPETPPWFMMKLRKHEWYCSEFSRNPVDTKGVNLDVIQQFITKNVYLLEGVRQTFQHDDYHPANLIIHDGHLNGIIDFNRSDWGDPIHDFYKLALFTRNISISFARGQVDGYYNGSPSYDFWNRYALYCAMSIIPDLVWSGKQSNLTGSDELKHSFRRIRTMISDHEGFTRIIPLWYRQ from the coding sequence ATGAATGAATATATAAGCCCCACGGTTCTAAATCTGATTCACAAATGTGTAGATTTTTCAGAGATTATCCCAATAAAAAAAGGGTATTCTTCAGATCTGAAGTATCTTCTTATCACCCCATCCAGTAGGAAATACCTGGCACGGATCACTCCAGTTGGTGATGCCAGGGCGATATCCTCTATGCGTGATCAATATAATCTTTTAAAAGACCTCAGTAAATTTTCTTTGTATATCCCAAAACCTCACCAGTTTCAGATCGATGATGATGGGAGATTATGCCTGCTGATACTTGACTATGTTGATGGGGAAGATGGTGAAGAGGCACTCATCAGGTTAAGTTGTGAAGATCAATATCGAATCGGCTTTCAGGCAGGAGAAGAATTAAAAAAACTCCATAAGTTGTCTGCACCACCAGAAACTCCCCCCTGGTTCATGATGAAACTACGAAAGCATGAATGGTATTGTTCAGAATTTTCTCGTAACCCAGTGGACACAAAGGGAGTAAATCTGGATGTTATTCAGCAATTTATCACGAAAAATGTATACCTATTGGAAGGAGTCAGGCAAACCTTTCAACATGATGATTACCATCCAGCCAATCTCATCATTCATGATGGACACCTGAATGGGATTATCGACTTTAACAGGTCAGACTGGGGTGATCCCATTCATGATTTCTATAAACTAGCCCTGTTCACCCGTAATATCAGTATCTCATTTGCACGAGGACAGGTTGACGGATATTATAATGGTTCTCCTTCATATGATTTCTGGAATAGGTATGCTCTTTACTGTGCAATGAGTATCATCCCTGACCTTGTATGGTCAGGTAAACAATCGAATCTTACAGGATCAGATGAGTTAAAACACTCATTCAGAAGGATACGGACCATGATCAGTGATCATGAGGGATTTACAAGAATAATACCATTATGGTACAGGCAGTAG
- a CDS encoding class I SAM-dependent methyltransferase has protein sequence MHLDDIDWDMLWKEKQKMHNFTSNPVSQEKRWDQMASWYRFWSEHDEYPPKLLQRIQMDREWSVLDIGCGTGTISIAAAMRTKRVTALDVSTEMLNILKEDAERRYLGNIRYLHQTWESVKIGIDIKPHDIVVASRAISRTGDLCESLQKINQAAREYAYITAWSGEEGDFPQNLLKAIGRSYTNTADDIYVYNILHKIGIRPNVEQLECRNPIYYKDHEHALQSYQMLLNLTPEETVCARTYLKENLVRRRDGRYETPETRTWWSLFWWKKQS, from the coding sequence ATGCATCTGGACGATATTGACTGGGATATGTTATGGAAAGAAAAGCAGAAGATGCATAATTTCACATCCAATCCCGTTTCGCAGGAGAAGCGATGGGATCAGATGGCTTCCTGGTACAGATTCTGGTCAGAGCATGATGAATACCCTCCTAAACTCCTCCAGCGCATTCAAATGGATCGAGAATGGTCTGTTCTTGATATTGGGTGTGGAACTGGAACCATAAGCATTGCAGCTGCGATGAGAACCAAACGGGTGACTGCTCTTGATGTATCAACAGAAATGCTCAATATTCTGAAAGAAGATGCAGAACGCAGGTATCTGGGAAATATCAGGTACCTCCACCAGACCTGGGAAAGTGTCAAAATTGGAATAGATATCAAGCCTCATGACATTGTCGTCGCTTCCCGTGCAATCTCCCGGACCGGTGATCTCTGTGAATCACTCCAGAAGATTAACCAGGCTGCCCGAGAGTATGCGTATATAACAGCCTGGAGTGGAGAGGAAGGAGATTTTCCTCAAAACCTTCTGAAGGCAATTGGCAGGAGCTACACAAATACTGCTGACGATATCTATGTCTATAATATCCTACACAAAATAGGAATTCGCCCCAATGTTGAGCAACTTGAGTGCCGAAATCCTATTTACTATAAAGATCACGAACATGCTCTCCAGAGTTATCAGATGCTATTAAATCTCACACCTGAAGAGACCGTGTGTGCAAGAACCTACCTAAAAGAGAATCTGGTCCGTAGGCGTGATGGCAGATATGAAACACCAGAAACACGGACCTGGTGGTCACTCTTCTGGTGGAAGAAACAATCTTAA
- a CDS encoding YkgJ family cysteine cluster protein has protein sequence MAPGQCGKCGYCCSYMGDVFGIIEQQDTFRFRIQYLITGVEQVVIIDPDKHELFLNNTILEKRPLACPFLREKDEGSVICTVYASRPELCRIYLCPKCKSAYT, from the coding sequence ATGGCACCAGGTCAATGTGGTAAATGCGGATATTGTTGCAGTTACATGGGCGATGTATTTGGCATCATTGAACAACAGGATACATTCAGGTTCAGGATTCAATACCTGATTACCGGGGTTGAACAGGTCGTCATAATCGATCCAGACAAACATGAATTATTTCTGAACAATACAATCCTAGAAAAAAGGCCTCTCGCATGTCCATTCTTGAGGGAGAAAGACGAGGGCTCTGTAATCTGTACTGTTTATGCATCACGACCTGAACTCTGCAGGATATATCTTTGTCCTAAATGCAAATCTGCATATACCTGA
- a CDS encoding TOBE domain-containing protein, which yields MRISARNSINGTIISITKGVVNSEVVLDIGDGILVTSIISTHAVESLGLKEGVQAFAVIKSSEVMIAVD from the coding sequence ATGCGAATCAGTGCTCGAAACTCAATAAATGGAACTATTATTTCTATTACGAAAGGTGTGGTAAATTCAGAGGTAGTACTTGATATCGGTGACGGTATTCTGGTGACCTCCATAATCAGTACACATGCTGTGGAGAGTCTTGGGCTTAAGGAAGGAGTTCAGGCATTTGCTGTTATTAAATCCAGTGAAGTGATGATTGCTGTGGATTAA
- a CDS encoding radical SAM protein, producing the protein MQTCANGILHERFADKYLALWPSAIETVPFLHYTPGGRYLLLSTLGCNLSCPGCVSHMLVDDPDLIAGALLKADPDEILNQVRDHSCLGVIFCLNEPSVSFHTLINTAKTLKKEGLLVGCASNGCMESPVLRQILPYLDMVNIGMKGLSDDVYRTCGSPCGVKQVLDNIKIIHDTRIHLEVSVVFEARREHEITNLARHLSYLSAEIPLHIMRFIPFNGADNDCEPAPDDAEKLVTQCKTWLNWVYLFNTPGTYNLSSYCPDCKTLLIERTFYGPMGARLTNRIYQSECTCGRTIPVFGEYYRNDGYEPRFRGGYRTSVLLDMVSGTLNQLGIYDKKVVSRVLVQILSGDWLEKLQTFFATPEGYIEYIRTLGQFADTQDLVHPLLGFYTERLEQITKFVTNLRHPRVFCALSHPYLASYPDKMEVALAARAGGDVLNYQISYTESRPHPLSREEFMALQPEIILCLGMGISDTSDFLHHCHIEGLLAPAIETEQVYCIPKKYPVSGIRWILALEYFANLLHPEIIRFSLEEDEKYLNTLLNDIQTNQTNTRI; encoded by the coding sequence ATGCAAACCTGCGCAAATGGAATCCTGCATGAGCGGTTTGCTGATAAGTACCTGGCACTTTGGCCTAGTGCAATTGAGACGGTCCCCTTCCTTCACTATACTCCGGGAGGAAGATATTTGCTCCTTTCAACTCTTGGTTGTAATCTTTCATGTCCAGGATGTGTATCACATATGCTTGTCGATGATCCTGACCTGATTGCTGGTGCCCTGCTCAAGGCAGATCCGGATGAGATTCTGAACCAGGTTCGGGACCATTCATGTCTCGGAGTCATTTTTTGTTTAAACGAACCATCAGTTTCATTTCACACATTAATCAATACTGCAAAGACACTAAAGAAGGAGGGATTACTGGTGGGATGTGCATCGAACGGGTGTATGGAATCACCTGTTCTCAGGCAAATTCTCCCATACCTGGATATGGTAAACATTGGAATGAAGGGTCTGTCAGATGATGTGTACCGTACATGTGGTTCTCCTTGTGGTGTTAAACAAGTGCTTGATAACATCAAAATCATTCATGACACCAGGATTCATCTTGAGGTATCAGTAGTTTTCGAAGCCCGGCGGGAGCATGAAATTACCAACCTGGCAAGACATCTTTCTTATTTATCTGCAGAAATTCCTTTGCATATCATGCGCTTCATTCCATTCAATGGAGCGGATAATGATTGTGAACCTGCACCAGATGACGCTGAGAAGTTAGTCACTCAGTGTAAAACCTGGCTCAACTGGGTTTATCTCTTCAACACACCCGGGACATACAACCTCAGTTCTTATTGTCCTGATTGTAAGACCCTGCTTATTGAACGGACGTTTTATGGCCCAATGGGGGCCCGGCTGACAAACAGGATCTATCAGTCAGAATGCACCTGTGGGAGAACGATTCCAGTTTTCGGGGAATATTATAGAAATGATGGCTATGAACCTCGATTCAGGGGAGGGTACAGGACCTCGGTTCTCCTGGACATGGTTTCCGGAACACTAAATCAACTTGGGATTTATGATAAAAAGGTGGTCAGCAGGGTTCTGGTACAGATTCTATCTGGAGATTGGCTTGAGAAGTTACAGACTTTTTTTGCAACACCTGAAGGATACATCGAATACATCAGAACACTTGGCCAGTTCGCTGATACTCAGGATTTGGTTCATCCACTTCTTGGGTTTTACACAGAACGGCTTGAACAGATTACAAAATTTGTAACTAACCTCAGGCATCCACGTGTATTTTGTGCTCTTTCACACCCATATCTTGCATCATATCCTGACAAGATGGAGGTGGCCCTCGCTGCAAGAGCCGGAGGTGATGTTCTCAACTATCAGATAAGCTATACAGAATCACGACCTCACCCATTGTCCCGGGAGGAGTTCATGGCCCTACAACCGGAAATAATCCTTTGTCTAGGAATGGGGATATCTGATACCTCCGATTTTCTCCATCATTGTCATATTGAAGGCCTTTTAGCACCAGCAATAGAGACTGAACAGGTTTATTGTATCCCAAAGAAATACCCGGTATCCGGAATTAGATGGATTCTTGCACTTGAGTATTTTGCAAACCTTCTGCACCCGGAAATAATCAGATTCTCTCTTGAAGAGGATGAAAAATATCTCAATACGCTACTTAATGATATTCAAACAAATCAAACAAACACCAGGATCTGA
- a CDS encoding ABC transporter substrate-binding protein, with protein sequence MGTNFKLLLCGLLIALLVFPVVSFAENKTITDLAGNTIQFPANVNRIVTVDPFTSQFFFVIGADNKLVGTCVGPADRNKVNETENNLGKLPNAGCKTNVNLEQLIALKPELVISDKAYSKVNEDIAATGIPVAVVDVESPDTLMKSYEMIGKITGKEKEAEEFISYYNGKVDELEKNVADYTDVNRAKVYFGQREPLSTLGDDWYEAKSLGIAGGYNVAQGVVGGDSKVTLEQIYNWNPDDIILLSYNSKNVTDILTDSAWKDLTAVKKKQVYRMPKYIMAWELPVPENVLGMMWLQNTLYPDHVHNDLTSEIKEFYQKFYRLTLTDKDVAALLADKTPVTLNKPSSP encoded by the coding sequence ATGGGTACAAATTTCAAACTTTTACTATGTGGATTATTAATTGCGCTTTTAGTATTCCCGGTAGTTTCCTTTGCTGAAAACAAAACGATCACCGATCTGGCGGGAAATACGATTCAATTTCCAGCAAATGTCAACAGGATTGTAACGGTGGATCCTTTTACAAGCCAATTCTTCTTTGTTATAGGTGCTGACAACAAACTGGTCGGAACATGTGTCGGACCTGCAGATAGAAACAAGGTAAATGAAACAGAAAATAACCTTGGTAAACTTCCAAATGCAGGATGTAAGACAAATGTAAATCTTGAGCAGTTAATTGCTCTTAAGCCTGAACTTGTTATCTCTGACAAGGCATATTCGAAAGTTAATGAAGATATTGCCGCAACAGGCATTCCGGTTGCTGTTGTTGATGTGGAATCACCTGATACTCTTATGAAGAGTTACGAGATGATCGGTAAGATCACCGGCAAAGAGAAAGAAGCAGAGGAATTCATTTCCTATTACAACGGAAAAGTTGACGAACTGGAAAAGAATGTTGCTGACTATACTGATGTAAACCGGGCAAAAGTATACTTCGGTCAGAGGGAGCCATTGTCAACACTGGGTGATGACTGGTACGAAGCAAAGTCATTGGGTATTGCTGGTGGATACAATGTTGCACAGGGCGTTGTGGGAGGCGATAGCAAGGTTACACTGGAACAGATCTACAACTGGAATCCAGATGATATCATTCTGTTATCATATAACTCTAAGAACGTGACTGATATTCTCACAGATTCGGCATGGAAGGACCTTACCGCGGTCAAGAAAAAACAGGTATACCGTATGCCTAAATATATCATGGCCTGGGAACTCCCAGTACCTGAAAATGTTCTCGGTATGATGTGGCTCCAGAATACCTTGTATCCCGACCATGTCCACAATGACCTGACCTCAGAAATCAAGGAGTTTTATCAGAAATTCTACCGGCTTACCCTTACAGATAAGGATGTCGCTGCATTACTTGCAGACAAGACACCGGTTACTCTGAATAAACCCTCCTCTCCATAA